GCCCCGGCTTTAATTGGAAGCCCTCAGCACACACAATGGCTGAAAGGGGGCCTTTTGATTGTTCATGCGTGCCGGAGAATAAAGGAGAGGCGCAGGCCCCTGCCACGGAACGGCACCCGGCGGGCTTGCCCCACTCCCGTCGCCACAGGGTGGCATAAGGCCCACTCATCCACTCAGACCCCCGCGTCCGCGTTTCCATAACCCCTGTCAACCCCATCCGCCCTGAACACTTACACTGAATGccataattggggggggggacacccccTCGCCCTTCTGCGAGAGATTTAGCGTGGGTTGTGCTAGAACATGTATTTGGACCTTTGAAGCAGCATCACCTGTTTTCACTTTTTCTGGGAACTTGGCACTTAATTCTATACGTTACTCAAGCCGACTGGGTGTTAAAAGCTGAAAGAGCCCCATTCTGGAGCTGGATGCATAGTACTCCCCATAGTACCAGCACCAGCTTTACGGGTCAGCTGCCCAGCCTGTACCGCAGGGGCCTCCTCAAGGGCCAGTCGGCATTTCGCACGGCAAAGAAACACTGCAGGTTGAGCCTCTGAAGAGGTTCCCTGCGCTGCCGGCCAGCTGCATCAAGTCTATGAACTGAAAATCTGTCGCTATTCTCTGTCCAGGAATGACCAGGTGGATGGCTGAGAATAGCTCTACCAGCCAAAGTTTTAGCTTGATTAGTGGGTCCACATATTAATGTTGTTTCTGTGTTAGCAGACGTTAACCGTAAGTTTTGTTCGTGACTCTTTATTCAGTAAAACTTAAAACCATTATCATCTGACACTATCCACATAAGACAATTTGATGACAGAGTTCTAGAAGCCATTAAGAACAGCAGAGAATGTTCAGGGACTTGGACGCTGATTATCTGACAGGAACCTGGAGGCTGTACACCACATGCGTTTACAATATCAATTTTATTAGCCAACTGCTAACCTGTGAGGATTTGCAAAACTTGCATGTGGTATTGTACTGTTGCTAAATGCTATCATACTTTGATTTAAACAGAGGACTAGCACTTATAAAAACCTCAGAATCAAACCCATTTAGAGACTGTGCGTAAGTGCTTGaagtaaatgtacattttcctCCACAAGATGGGATCATTAACGCTCTTCAGAAATAAGACTGAGGGGACCAAGGGACAGGTCCGGTGGTGTGATCACTGTATCAGAGGGTGCAAGACAGGAGGTTGAACCCCAACTCACTAGCAGACCTGAGCCAATGTCAAGTCTCAGAACCCCATCTCTTTCAGAGTTTACACTCACCGCACATCTGCCCTTAAAACACGGGTCGCGCTTAGGAACACACGAAGGAACGTGGCCAACCAATACAAGCAAGCAATCTGTGTAGCACAGCTGGGGGGCAAGCTTGATTCAAGCAGCGCTGCCCCAAAATCTAGCCATCTAAATCAGACCGGGTCTTAAATCAACTTGAAACAATACCAAAGGCCAGTTTCCTGCCCAACAATGCTGGCTTCTGCCAGTGCTCCTCTCCACCTGTGCGAAACACACTCAGATTTGTTAGGAAAAAGCCTCAGGCAGGTCGTAATATCTACATTCTTTAAGGACCTCTAAATTTAGACCTTCCGAGAGGTCGAATGTCCCTATAGTTAAATCAACGTCAGAACTATGCAGCTCACCCAGAATATCTTATAGCTGTAATTTTTCTAACTCTGAGCCATTTCTTAGGAAAGGCCAGATCACCAATCAAAATCGTTTAAGTATGAAAAAGATACTTTTTTTGAGTTTACTTTTTTAGTAGCGTTTACTGCACACGTATGGTATGGGAGTAATCTCTTAAAGCGACGGTAACGTCGAGATTCAGCAGGACAACTGCAGAAAAGGTGACTAACCTTGTGCTTGAAGAGGAATAAGGACAAACGTGGGGCTTTCCCGCTAAGGGGAAACACTGAGGACAATTAGCttgactgtacacacacacagagcattgACAAAATACATTATGCAAACTACTTATGCAAAAAGAAATAGAAGGAAAAAGGGCTATcacatatatatacaaattCTGCAGAAATGACTGCTTAATTTAAATGTTGCCTAACTGGTTACCTCGAGGAATATGGGTTTTTAATTTAATATGATATGGTTATAAGTTTTACTGAATAAAGGGTACAAACAAAACTTGCGGTAATTTCTGCCAACACAGAAACAAACTTTACTCGAGAATTTCACAATATTAACAGTATGTACAGCTTTTCCATATATAGCACCAGAAAACTACTGCCTGTGTGATGCTGCAAAAGGTACCAGACTGTTGAGAGCAAAGCAAAGCACAAACTACCACTGAGGGAGAACCTAGGTGGACGCTGCAGGTGAAGATGCACCAATTGATTGGCCAGAGACTGAAAAATGCTCGATTTTGATCCGGATTGGCTGATTGCTGGTCAGAACCAATCAGTCCAGATATGGCCAATTTAATGAACCCATCAACTACTTTGCCATCTAATATTGTCCCTACTCAGTATCCATCCACAGTTGTGTCCCCCGTCCTTCACCTTCCCTCCCCCCACTAATGCTGTGTGATAGGCGAGGTAAAACACTCCGACGAAATGTCCGTTGTTTGGACACTCTTTACGGCGTGGGACAGAGACATTAGCGTTAGACATGCGAACTACTGGAAGTACCTCAAAAAGATTTGAAAGGACCCATTTTATTCCACACTTGTGgagacattttcattttaaaagtttaaaatattttccaagttcaaaaaaatgttaaaaattcTTCATGTGCCAATTCTTATTAAACTAAGTTGGAACTTCAAAGTAAATTGCATGAATCAGTATTGGTAGGTCAGACTTAATTctgtattataatatatattgagATTGGCCAAGGAAAACGCAATCGGTGCATGGCTGTGTGTAGCTAATATTACTACACACCCAATATTCTACTCAAAATCCATTCGGATTGACATCACCTGACAAAAACACTAATAAAATTGGCGCTATATTAAGGTAGAACTCTGTCAGTTCGATGACTTCCTGAAGGGATTTTGCATATTActttattttatacatttttgtgGCAAGTCACATTCAGGTTTTGTTCATTAATGTTCCATTCCAGAGTTTCATTCAAGCTTTAAAAAAAAGCCTTTATGGGAGGACTCTTCGCATTTAAACGCTTCCAGAACTCCGACGAGCAGATAAGGACCTTAAAACATGGGCTGTCAGCAGTAAATCCCTTCACACAGAAAACCGTGCGCAAGTCATTTGCCAGGGAGACAAACACTCATCTTAGCAAGCATTATATAAAACTATAATTCATATTCTAATCAAATTTTTATATATGGACACTGAAGATGAATAAACTGAAATTGAAAGTCGGTAACTGCTGCATGCACTCAGTTCCGCTGACATACGAGTTACTGCAAAGTTCAGTAATCGAGCAGCTGAATGACTCCACAACAAATAATTATGAACGCATGTCTGAACGCTAACTCATTTCGCTACACGACTTGTGCTCCGCGTGCAAATAAGCACAGGTCCTAAGAGCAGCTTGACGATTCACGGTTCTGAAGTCCAGCAAAACAAAAGGAGACCTCTTGGtggtcccccctccccgaaaaaaaaaaaaaaatgacgggGGAGGCCAGGGAGGGGGTGCAGCTGACCTTTTCAAGTAGCCTGACCCctgagaggaagaggagggtagTCGCTCCTCCATTGTGCTGCTGCTTGGTGTGTGAGCTCTATAGCCTAAGGGGTCTCCCTGAAATAGTGGGGAAATTCATAAAAGAAAGTAGCAGATGGCAGAGAGGCCTACAGGGGGAGAATTAAAGCGTATAAAGGAGCCCTCGCACATCCAAGGTGCGGCTCAATGTAGGTCTGGCAGCGCGCATTTCGCCCGCCACAATGCAACGGCATGCGGCCGGCGGAGGCGCGTGTATCCCGCGTTGCACGTCAGCCACGGCCGATTAGCCGCACGCCAAAACCGGGGCGGCAGCATGCCTGGCTGAGGCGCCGCTTCTCCGTATTTTAGCCGAATTAGTCACACCGCaagtgaagaagaaaaaaaaaaggactGAATCATTTTGCCCTAGTTGCAGCtgtccccccccaccgcccccacTCTGCTTGCCTGAAACACTGGTAGGCCTGTTAGTGGGTCCGAGAGCGGCTGAACACTAACAGACATCTATCAGGGGAGGGACTCTATCCCCAAGGTCCAGGTGCTACAAAAAGAATCACACCACCACCCCAAAAAAATggacatgtacagtactgttcaaaagtcttaagcagtccaaagaaatgtttaaagctatttatctgggtagtaagtgcactTCTGATCAGAACAACAACATGCAAATTAAGAGTTACAATGAAAACTGGTAAACGTCTTCTAttttccaaaaagttactgatatgttggacggctagatgaacaccgcttcagtttccaaatctctccccaggggcacctcagccattccatgtatttattaaatttcaccagctCACTCAATTTAATTAGTTAAAGAAagtcaatgagatattgattagctataCGAGGTATGCTAGggggttgagttaaaaaatacgGGTTTATTGGACTGGAAATAAgggggtgattttagcagaatttttgaaatggctaagctaacgCACTTTCAGCAGCATAAAAGGCCACACTTTTACACAAAAATGAatatcatttaaacattttcacTGGCTGCACAAGACTTTTGCACGGTACTGTATATCTTGTGTTAAGTGTGCAAAAACTGAGACGTGAAGAGATTAGCTACTAAGGCTGGTGCAGCATGTAGCCTTGATGTAGCCCTACATGCCACCGTTGGATCAGGAAGATCTGCTTTAAGCAGCCGCCTGTTGGCCTTCCTGCCCATCCATCCCGACAAATCGCTCTGGCTTTCCTGGCGCATGCAGCACACAAACCTGAGTCATTTTGAGGAAGTCCAGCGAGGGCCGGCTCCAGCGTGCCTCGTTCTCCCGGGGTCGCTTCAGGCCCGCCTTGCGCTCTTGGAGCACGCAGGGCTGGGAGCGGCAGCGCAGTAACCCCGCATGGCGGCCCAGCTCCGGGCTGGAGGCCGGGCTGCTACTGCTGGAGGAGGCCGGCAGGCCGTGGGCCTCGGGAATGTGCTCCTGGGAGAGCGAAAACCGGCGGCAGGGCGAGAGGTCGGGGGACCTGCCGGCAGGCCAGGGAGgggcggaggaggaggaggcaccGCTGCTGCGCCCGCTGCAGTCCACGAAGCCGCTGCTGGCCGACGAGGGCCGCGGCACAGGGGACACAGCTGGAGCAAAGGCACTACAGGGGACAGAGAAGAAGCCACAGCCACCTGGaggcgaggaggaggaggaggagtagacGGGAGGGGCAGCGGCCGAGCCGCAGCTTCCATGCACGCCACCATACTGCAGTGAGGCCACGCCCCCACTATTGCAGCGCCTCTTGGATATCGGAGTCCAGATCTTGGAGCTGTTGCCGGGCTTCCAAGGTGACCGGCAACGGGAAAGTTCATCTGGCTCAGATAAGGACCGGCAGTGGCGCTTAGTGGGCGGGGCCAGAACAGACCCACCATTGTCATTCAGACTCAGATCGCTGATCCAGCCAGGAAGGAGCACTGCTCCGGCAGCCTCGGACCACATGGCAGTCCCAGGGGTGGGCCGGGGCGGCGGCCACGATGGGCTCTGCCCACTGCCGTTACCGAAGGGAAGTGTGAGGGAGCTTGAGGCAATTCCAGTCTGCTCACTGCAGCTGCCGTCGGTTGACCTCCATGGCTTTTCTTCTGCTGGAAGGAGAGCAGGAGATCCCGGGACCATCAGCACTGAGAGACCCGGGAACTTGTCACAGTACAGTTACCGGAGGCAAACACAGCTGACTGCTATTACAGCTGAAGACACCAGACAGGACTACAACCCTACTGAATCAGCAACTAAGGGGCAGAATGGAGCTATGCAACAGCAGTCAAGGGGAACAAACTAATCACCAAAGGCCAATGGGGAAATGTACAACACTGAGAAACGAAAACCGAAAGTTAGGAGAACTTACCATGGCTTTCATACGGGTACTGTCCAAGTGTTTGCCGGAGTTTTTCCGTGCGCTGAAACGAAGGAAGGGACGTCTAAGAGGAGTGTCGATGCACTTGCCCGACCAGCAGTGCGCAAGCACTAGAGAGCCTAGATTCCACTAATCCCCGCAGGTTAATTAAAATACAAACAACTGTGAAAGTCAATATGTGCAAGTATAGAGAAGGGGCTTGTACAAGTTGGTTAAAATTCCTTTAATGTTACGTAGCCCGGTTAAATGTAACTTAATGCTGTAACAGCTTGAAAAAGTGTTTCACGAGAGCCAAGTTGGTGAAAGGGATCAGCTTCACATAAATTCTTTATGGTACGACTAAGGTACGAGGTAAATCTAACATGGAATTAAGGGTCTGGAGATTGCAAACTTTCATAGGCACAAGGAAAACATGAAGCCAACGAGGGGAGTACGGAAACGGATAGTATACAGAGGGAGTGTCATTGGGGATAATGGAATTATCATTTCAATTCACCTACTGATGTCAGCTAACCAAGCACCCCTATGAAAGGTCGGTGAGCTCTTCCCTACGGCCAATGTGAGTTGATGCCTGATGCTTCGCACCCTGGTTTCACTTTTCTGAAAGAGGATTGGAGCTCATTGGATTAGGGACCAGGCCCAATAcaagtcatgggttcaaatcctatgGCCTGTGactcactgttgggccctcaaGCAAATCCTTAACCCAAACTGATGCAGGGGTTAATATACTTATTAAATAGTAAAGGAGTTGGTTACCTCTAGAAAAGGGATACAGCAGACATGAACATTGTTCTctgattaaaaacaaaacaaaaaaaaacatgcagcagAATCATTTCCTGCCCAGAACTTCCTGCCTGAGACAACAAAGGCCATAATTAGGGGGCTTTTTTCATGCAAAGAACTGCAGCCTTGAAAATCACCCTGCCAACCCCAGGCCTCTTATAACCCTCACACCAAGCATTTTGAGCTCCATGAGGAAGATGAGAAACACCAACAATTAGCCTGCTTCGGGGTTTCTAACGAGACGAGAAGCCTACATTCCCCAGAGTTCACTTCACAGGGGTCAGGAAAACAAGCTTTCTTCCCGGACAATCATGCTCCAGCAGCAGTAGAtctaaacagctaattatatacaattatattcatatacagtaatatatatgtatgtataatcATCATGTAATTCACTTCAGGGTTAGAAATGCAGTGCTGAAGTATGGAAAACAAATTCAGACGCTACTCAACCGCCATGAAGTCCAGAATCTCCATACTGAGTTATGCCTGGTTCAAGTCCCTCTAAGCAGGTTTTTCCAGCTCGGGGGAGGCGTGACAGAACTAAAAATATGTCCTTAcagttttaataaaaaaatgacaactAAATTATAGGATAAGGAGATTACAAGCTACTTGAACTCTGGGGTGTCACTCTTTGCTATTTGCCAGCAGAAAACGATCAAGGAATCAGGGCAAAGGAAGAGAGGCCCTAAAAGGTCACACCTGCTCCCAGATGGAATGTCAGgttccccacaaacacacaaggGGAATCGAAATGAGCTCCGCTGAAAGAAATGTTAAGATACTGGTGGCTGCAGCCTAATATGGCCACTGAGCACCAACTCGCAGCTTTTTTGCACCGAACACAGCTTAAAGACTCTACCATGGAGACATTCCTGATAGATCTATTCAAAAATATAAATTGAATAGGAAATTGTAGACAATTGCAGAACTATTTGGATAAATATCTTTACAACTTTGCACTAATTCATGTTTAGACTCCCAAGCTGGGAACCACTAGCATCCTGCGGTAGAATCTATTTAGATCGGGATCTGAATGCACCAACTCGTCCTTTATGCTATCGTCTAACTGAGCTCCATAAGTCTCACTTTAAAGGTCTTCTCTCTCTTCCATACTTTAAGAATATTATTCCTGTCTTATAACTATTGCTAACAAGGACAACACCATACAATCAGGATAACACAAGCTTTCAGTGGCACAAGACAGACCATGTAACAGTCAAGCTAATACATTGCTCTGTCTATATGTCTATGTTGTGTATAtggaagtaaaaatgactttcaTCAAC
The sequence above is a segment of the Brienomyrus brachyistius isolate T26 chromosome 12, BBRACH_0.4, whole genome shotgun sequence genome. Coding sequences within it:
- the LOC125704567 gene encoding protein FAM53A-like: MLVGEQGDKGTGAVMTLIAEKLREPRLCDGPREPYGVSLRTEKLRQTLGQYPYESHVLMVPGSPALLPAEEKPWRSTDGSCSEQTGIASSSLTLPFGNGSGQSPSWPPPRPTPGTAMWSEAAGAVLLPGWISDLSLNDNGGSVLAPPTKRHCRSLSEPDELSRCRSPWKPGNSSKIWTPISKRRCNSGGVASLQYGGVHGSCGSAAAPPVYSSSSSSPPGGCGFFSVPCSAFAPAVSPVPRPSSASSGFVDCSGRSSGASSSSAPPWPAGRSPDLSPCRRFSLSQEHIPEAHGLPASSSSSSPASSPELGRHAGLLRCRSQPCVLQERKAGLKRPRENEARWSRPSLDFLKMTQTLKNSKSLCSLDDEDLHMRTIVSSPCGSADDLVNIITPGSSPVRELLEVSASQRGLDPQHDPLHLPPQRPGFRRAVVAGESDEDISDADSIEERIFPLYCGDLDLEQIEKN